Part of the Desulfurella amilsii genome is shown below.
TCCGAAACGATATCTTGATAATTTATACCATAAAAACAGCGCACATTTTTGCATTTTTTTGCTGCTTTGTTTATGCAAGTGATATTTTTGCAAGGACTATTTGAGATATATGCTTTTGACAAAGCATTTTGCGATGACTTTAAAAAATTCTTTTTTTGAGAGTCATAGGCATAAATTACAGCAGGTGTTGCGCCAAAAATAGAAAAAATGGCGGTTTCATTCCTTAATGGATTACCAGATTCATCAAATTTATAGCATGAAGCAATGTGTAGACCGCCTGTATCTGAACTGACAAAGCAGTCGCAAAAATCAATAAAAGAAGCATAAGTATCTATAGGCAAAGTCTTATTAAGCAATATGATATGCTGTTTATTTTTAATCAAATTGTATATTTTTTCTTGCAGATTTTTTTGAGAAAAAGAAGCGCTTAGAACAATAGAAACATTTTTAAGATTGCTTAGTTGCTCTAATATACGAAGTTGCAATTCAATGGGTGCAAGTGTATATATAGATGTTGCATCTATGTTGAAGAAAATTGTTTTATGATTTTTGGGTATTTTGTCGTGCATTTTTTTTGCTTCTTGCACAGAATATGACGATAAATACAGGTAGTTTTTTTCAAAAGCTAGCCCAGTGTTAAAGATTTTGTTTAAATAAGTGTGTATTGCATATGTGACGTGCGCTATAGCGCTTTGATTAAAATAATTATTTGCTACATAAATCGATAATCCCATATAGTTTATAAAATTTTTACCATTTATAGACTGTCTGTTTAAAAAAGGGCAAAAATTTAGGATTAAATCATAATTGTTTTGACTTATAGTATTATTTAGGTAGTTTCTTTCGTCTGTGCTTACAAAATTAGCTCTCTCAAATATTGGAAATGCATTTGAGATATTTGGGTTATGTTTAATTAGCGCGTATGCAGTTTTATTGATTACATAATCAACTTGATTTGCCCCAA
Proteins encoded:
- a CDS encoding glycosyltransferase family 9 protein, producing the protein MIKEYMLKNYLSRISYLLEQVRSILVKVLFFLNQRFNAANLFANFTSYLTDILPNVGRIFTNKTVKYFFANSILLNIQLKKYHRIVQKSPLNKVLVISDLNIGDAVNIQAAVFFLKNIGANQVDYVINKTAYALIKHNPNISNAFPIFERANFVSTDERNYLNNTISQNNYDLILNFCPFLNRQSINGKNFINYMGLSIYVANNYFNQSAIAHVTYAIHTYLNKIFNTGLAFEKNYLYLSSYSVQEAKKMHDKIPKNHKTIFFNIDATSIYTLAPIELQLRILEQLSNLKNVSIVLSASFSQKNLQEKIYNLIKNKQHIILLNKTLPIDTYASFIDFCDCFVSSDTGGLHIASCYKFDESGNPLRNETAIFSIFGATPAVIYAYDSQKKNFLKSSQNALSKAYISNSPCKNITCINKAAKKCKNVRCFYGINYQDIVSDIKAYLGLDA